The proteins below come from a single Etheostoma cragini isolate CJK2018 unplaced genomic scaffold, CSU_Ecrag_1.0 ScbMSFa_3917, whole genome shotgun sequence genomic window:
- the LOC117940979 gene encoding steroidogenic acute regulatory protein, mitochondrial-like, protein MLDQNHEDLYQELVGNMEQMGDWNPNVKHVKILQRIGQDTMVTHEVAAETPGNVVGPRDFVSVRCAKRRGSTCFLAGMSTQHAMMPEQRGVVR, encoded by the exons ATGCTGGACCAGAACCACGAAGACCTGTACCAGGAGCTGGTCGGGAACATGGAGCAGATGGGGGACTGGAACCCCAACGTCAAACACGTCAAG ATCCTGCAGAGGATCGGCCAGGACACCATGGTGACCCACGAGGTGGCGGCCGAGACGCCGGGCAACGTGGTCGGACCGCGGGACTTCGTCAGCGTCCGCTGTGCCAAGCGCCGCGGCTCCACCTGCTTCCTGGCGGGGATGTCCACCCAGCACGCCATGATGCCGGAGCAGAGGGGCGTGGTCAGGTga